The DNA region GACGACAATAAATGGTCCTAAAGTGTCCATCAAAATACAGAGATGCGTGAAAGGGAACACAATCGATTCAGTGACAATGAAACCCGTGTCCCAATGAATAGCTTGCAGCGTTGCTTGGTGTCCTGTGGTGAAGAAATGCAAATATGCCAACAGGCCCATCGCGACGACGGAGATGAGGTTGGTTCGGATGTTGAGTATgtcgatcagctccaaGAGCGTCAAAATTTGGTTGACCAGCAGCGCGAGCGAGGCAATCCCAAGCGGTTTGTTGACTAGCAACACTGCACACAGAACATTGATCACGAACAAAAAGTAGGCGGACCCGTAAACGTTACCGTATCCAATGATGTTTGCGGTCTTCAATACTTGCTGATTGTCTGTGTCGGACTTCAAATCAATTTTGATGCAGAGAGGACCCAAAAACCACCCAAAATTACTAGCGACCAGTGAAATTCCCATCACAATGCGTGCAATCGTCAGCCTTGTTACCTTGAAGGCCTCAAACGGAATTTGAAATTGAGCATTGAAATAGTCGCTGTTTTCAATATATTCCAAGGTCCACATCGAGCCAGTCAACAGCATCATGCTCTTCAAACCAGTGGAAATCCAGAGCGGAGCAGCACCATGGAACGAGTGTGTGATATCAAAGAATTTCTCAATCATCTTAGGAAGCAACAGGGCAAGAATGTAAATGAGACCAACAGACCACCAAGTCACTTCAAAATTGCTTGAACACTTGGAGCCCTGTTCTTCACGACAGAACCTAATACTTGAAGTGATTCTAGTGAGCAAAATGAACACAATAGAATGGTACGCTCCAAGAAGCTGCTTGTAGGTATCTTTATGCTTGAAggatttgaaaaatgcacaGAATCCGAACGAGGTGAGCCAGAACGCCACGATCTTGTCTTCCCAGATCACGAATGAGTTGGAAGTGAAGATCAGCGAGTGCATCAAAACCACAGATAATGCTAAATACGTCCACCCGTTTTGTATGAGGTTTTCTCTAACTTGTGCTAAAAGCCATGGGACTGAGTACCGATCAATGATAGGTGCCAGAATCCCATTAATGATTCCAAGAGAAATTCCCAGTAAAATGGACCACATTATATTAAGGTTTTCAGGCTTGAATATTGTGGTGAAGGAAATGACTAGCAGTGAGTGAACTAGAGTCATTGCCGCCGATGTTGCAATAAATTGTGGATTGAGCTGCGTGATAACCACCAAGGGAACTAGCTTTGCGTAAATAATCAATAGTAGAAGAGAAACGGTGACAAGTATGATACCAATGGCAATGGAAACATTGTCAAAGGTCGCCCACAGTGACTTACATTTCTCCAATGAAAGAGATTGATATTCATAGCATTGCTGGTTGAATTTTATAAGGTCTAGCTGGTCTTTATGTCCTTGCTGTAAGTGGTTCCATTGTTCTGAAAGCTCCTCAAATTTCGAGTTGACGAATGTGTCCGAGGACAGCTGATCAGAGTGTTGTCTGTATCTGTGTATTTGTTGGCACGTTAGGAAATTAACCTTCGCTAGCTGATGCTGGTCTTTCCCATCTGGCCCAATAAAAGCCTCCTCTATTGGTGATCCTAGATTGTTATACGGAATAGGAAGACCCATCAGCAACGATATTGTGGGAACCAGGTCAATTTGATTGACGGCTCTGTAATTGTTACCCAATTCGGTGACATTATAGTAGTTTTCAGCCAGTCGACCAAAGTTCTTGCGCTTCGAGTACATGAACAAAGCTGCTTCCAGTTCATCCTTAGACTCGCCTCCATGGTTTCCTGTATAATCCATTCCATGGTCCCCAAACACAATGAGAAGCGTGTCATCATCTAGCAATTTTATGACTTGGTCTATTAGAGTGTTCATCTGGTTCAATTTTTGTTTCATAGCATAGTGTCTAGGACCATAGCGATGTCCGCAATGGTCAACTCCCAAGAAATGACCAATAAGAACATCCCATTCGTGGCTTCTATTTTGCATCATTGGAAAGAGATGTTCAATAACACCGTTATCGACAGTGTGAAGGTCCCAAACATTGAGAGATGGATATGGATATGTCATATTAGGGTGTAGAAAAGGCGAAAACAGAGCGGTCCAAGTGTCGTCGCCAACGAAAGCGACATTTTTGCCGTGATTGTGAAGCTGAGCCACCCAGTTATCTTCATCGATAGTGTCTCCGTCGAAGTTGGACCCCGCATCCACAAACGTCGGCAACGAGCCAGTGGTCAGTCCTTTGAGACGTTGCAAAGTGGTTGTCGGAGGATCTGCAATgaacttgagcagcaaagAGTTACGCGGATGCCTCACAAAGTTATCGTACAGGATTGGGAAATTGTTGTGATAGTATGGGTCGGCATTTTCTCCTTCCACAGGTATCACAAAGTCAAATCGTAGGGCGTCGATAAGAAGAACGACGCTTTTCTTGAAGGGTGAAAATTGTTGGCAGGTTTCGCTCTCCTGTTGCTCAAGACACGTCGCCTGATTCTGCAAGACCTGTCTGGATAAGAGGAACCCTTTAGTAAAAAATGCAATGCCGATGATCTGTAAAATCGCAAAAAGAACCATCACTTTAACGTATTGTCCATGTGACGTCTTGATCTTGCGATTTCGGTATTCATGTCGCTCGTCCATATATCGGAGATATTGCTGTTGTTGATCCATTTGGCTATTGGGAACAAAAGGAAActcttcctgctcttccGGGCTATCTATTTTGTCCATCTTGGTACGTAATGATCTGTATATTATGTGATGAATAAATTGCTTGGTTATACAACAAACCAGTCTAACAGTTCTATTGCAATTTGTAGTCCTGTACTTTCTTTAAAACTATGAAGACATTATACCAATCTCCACAAACGTTTCGTCTATCAACAAAACAAATACACACCCACTCACAATTTTTAAGAGGTCCAAAAAAAagtcgatcgtcgcgtcTATTGAATTATACATCACCAATGTCTTACAGTTGTGACATGCTTGTCCAGAGCGACTAGAAGTTTGCGCACATCCTGACGACTAatgttctccttcaccatcAATAGCTCCAATGACGTCTTTCCGTTCAtgtacttgagcagcttgtaGAATAGGTTGATCACCTCTAGCGGCTGGCCCTCAACGCACTTGGCTATCCAGCGACGTTCCTGAGCAGTGGCACTCTGCGGGTCTAAAAGAATAGtgtcttcctcctcttcttcctcaaaATAGACCGTTCCTGGCAATTTGGATTGAGACTCGAGATTGAGATCAGAACCTGCTGATCCCGAGATAGAGTACGGCAACGATGTCTGCTCTCTCTTTTTGGTGGTGTTATCTGTCGAAGCCACCTTACTGtcatcttcatcttcagaaGATGAGTCGTCGCCCTCGTGCttgttctttttgttttttcgcTCCATCTCCAACTCTTCTTCAACCTTTATTTTCACCTCCTTCGTGATTCGCAAATAGAGGAATGTCTGCAGCTGGGTTATGTAACCATGTCTTAGTAACCAAGCAACGGCATCCAAGTACAAGTCTCTGTGATCCTTGCTTGGGATGATGGTGTTAATCGGTCTTGGttttgaggacgacgaggagatcagCGACAGAAAATTGGCcaatggtggcagatttGGAAAGTGCTGTTTAAACAGGTTTGAATCCTTGTAAACATCAGACAACGGTGCCAGAGGGGATACAATGTAAACGTTTCTAGGACTCAATGGCAAGAAGGCCTTGGCTCTTCTCCAGTACACCAAATGGTTGGCAAACAGCTTTACCTCTGCGATATCCAGACCGCTGAGGGTCGCCAACCTAGACAAGCTTTCGCTTGGCTTGATCATGCGAATGAAATTAGCGATTAAAGAGTGTCTTTCGGCTTGGATGTCTCTAATGACCGATTCGGGATCATCAAGCATGATCAGGGCGTAGTGTATCATGTTATCGTCATTGGTTTGCGCACTGCTGTGCAAATCAGGCCCTAAAGAATTAAAGGGCGAGGTAGACGATAGAGTGGACCCAGGCAGGAGCTGTGTATGGCGGGGCGGCAGAGAGCTGAATTCTGTGCGAATGGGGATCTGGAACGACCGCATTTTATTGTTAATTTCgatgttgatgatttccGAGTTTGAGACTGCCTTGAACGTCTGAGCCATCATTCGTGCCAAGGATGACTTTTCGGTAATTTTCTTCCACTGCTCGTTCAAAGGAAAAGACGAAAACTCTTCCCTGAGATCGAGAATCAGTTTTGACTGGTTCCACACGTAATTGGACTTTTGCTGTTCGTACCTCAATAAAAGAGCCATCCGACTCACAATATAGTGAAACATCTCGTCAATTCGGTGATTGTACTCAATGACTGGTGGGTTCATGACAAATACCAGATGGAACATGTACATCTGACAATCGTTCTTGGTCGGTTTCTCTCCATGGTCAGATTCATCGTCTTCGCCAGACGACTCCGAGCTCGACGACACCTTCTTTCTGCGACTCGTTTTTTTCCTACGCGATTTAGCGTGGCTGGAGACTCTCCAATTTCCGTCTTCGTTGACATGAATTGGAAGTCCCAAAAAAGCCATATCCTCCACAGATACCTCGAAGCGCGAATTGCAGAGCTGTTTGGGCGGCGTCACAAGTTCGCTTACAAAATCAACATCAAACCCAAATAGCTTGTCAACTTtgcaaacagctgtttcCTGGTCTGAGACGCTCCCATTCACAAGAGAAGTACTGGGGCTTCTGTTGCTACCTGACGTGTCTGCTTGGCCAACTTGCTCTCCCATgataatatttttcatgaGATTGCGACGCTTGTGCTCCTTATCCTTTCGTTTGCGGTCTTGTTCGTCCAATATCCCCAGCAAACCTTTGCCTCCCGAATTCGTCGAGGTACCCAGCACGTTGACACCACTGCCGTTGCTCTCTGCACCTACACTGCCGCGGCTGCTGCCTCCAGCAGAAAAGCTGTAGTCGTCATCGCCGTTTTGGATGCTGTACAAGTTCATGTCCAGCAATTCGTCGTCTATTTCGTCattggacgagctggagtagtcgtcgtcttctgtGTTCAGCACTTGGTTTCCGAGCGGTGTCGGGCGATATCCGTACTCATTGGGCTGGGGCGGATAATGAAATACCAATTGGTTCCCGTCATGTGTGGAAACTGACAGCAGGATTCCCAGCAGACAaggatttggaagaaaTAGGGAGCTCATTGAATATTCCAAGGGAAAAAAAcgaatttattttatttatttttttgattgtCTGGGGATCCACCGGCTGACCAATGCCTTATAATTCCTCCATGTCGTTGGCGGCCTACAACACGACACATATGGATTGTGCCAAGTGTAAGGTGAAACGGCGCGTGTATATCACGGATGAAGATCCAGCCACACTGACGAAATATAAGACCTGCGATGCGTGCCGACGGAAAAACAAGGTCTACAAAAAGAACCAGAAGCTTAAAATGCTCCACAAGTTGAACACAATGGACCAACTGCAGCGCGAGTCGATAATGGGGCCTACAATCCAGGTGGAACAAAATTTGGGTCTTGTCAAGTCTGTGGAAACGCGACCCTCTTTCACATCGTTCCTGGAGAAAGTGTCGCATAACAAGCACAGGGACGTCATCTCTATCAAGTACAATTGTGAGGTTCCAGAGTTTATCATCCACAGATATGACTCCAGCATGATTATAAGCAATCGACCCGACTATGCCAGTGTTGACAGTGTTGAGCAAAAAGTGACAAACTATAGAGAAGAggtgaaaaagaagctgaaattgCATTACCTGAGTCGGCTATTTgatattttggaaagcCTGGGGTACACATTCaagacgagatcgacaaactggaaaaataaCAAGTTCTATGCGCAAATGCTATGCCACGAAGACGTCGGAAATAAACGTAAAGATTTCTCCCTCCTGGTGGACGACACCGACGTGCCCGAGAACTCTCAAGAGCGAGACGAAAGAGAGTCGCATGCCAATGATAACTCAAAGTACGATGTTGCGCAGCCAAGAAACATCCTGCTGTATCCCTGTCAATCACGCTTAAATTATTCTTTCGATTCCACTAGCGGGCTCCTGTCTCTGGAGTATAGTCACCTGGATCACGATGGACTGCCGCCTACCAACCCGCAGGATCCCAAATCGATTGCTCACCCGCCAAATTCGGCAATCAATATCGCTTCGCAATGggtcaaacagctgcaaTCGAAACCAAACGGTGAGCAGACCGATAATGCTTCACGAATGAAACTACTAATGAACCCAGAACAAGACGGCTCCGAGGCTAGTGCGCGAAAAAATGGATCCGCTCTTGCCAACGCCTTGAATTATTTGCATCGCAATATCTCCAGCAAGGAGTAATCTGTTAAGGTGAAACTCAGGGTATAATTGATGCCTTATATACGAAATCAACGTCAAATTCAGTTCGCGGCTAATGGTTGTTTTATAAAAGAACGTCCGTGCGAGTGAAAGTGTACACTCAGTAAGTATTGCTCATTGGCGTGAACTTGAAATCAGGTGCGCTGAACGGACCGATTGTGTTAATCGTCTGTTGGAAACGGGAGCCTCCGTTTTGATGCTGTGCTTCCGAGGAGGGAGCACGCTTCGTGGATGGCGGGTGCATTGGCTGCTGAAATGACGCTCCTTTTTTAGCGTagacagaagaaaatgcGCTATTGTCGAGTCCTTGCTGGGAGAGCTTTTTAGAGTTCACGTTTTCTTTCTCGATTTTCTGGTCAGGGGTAATAATATCAAACTCACACGTTTTGAAACTCTGCGAAATGATCTCCATCTTCTGATTTCTCAAGAATATCTTGACGTTCTCAAGCATCTGGCTGAACTTTTCAGTCTTACTAATCTCCTGCTGTATTTCATCGTTCATTTTTTCCTTTGCTAGCCAGTCGACACCGAAAGCGTCGGGATAAAAGTTGAGGATAATTGAGTCAGTGGTTTTGTTGCTCTTAAACAACAGCTCGACGTTGTACAGAAGCTTCAGAGGAACCATAACAGTGTTCAAGAATTCGAGCTGAAGCGGATTCTTATGGTGAGTCAACATCCTTTTGGTGTTGCTCACTGTTTCCATAAGCTCTTTGAATATTCCAGACTTAAGTATTTTGAGCTCATATTCGTAAGGaagcagcttgatcagctctgagcagcaatttttggaattgTTATCGATCCCATATATCTCCAGATTAACAGTGTCCTGGTTGGCCTCTTCATGATCCAGCTTTGGGTACTTTATGAAGGTGTTGGTCGTTTTTTCCAGTTCCGTGACAAAGTTACTTGGCTTGACACGGTTCGCGTTCAAGTTGCAATTAAGCTGCGATGATGTCAATAGCCTCCATTGTGGCCTGGTTAATTTGACAATGGAACAGAAATAGTTGACATTCATTAccttttcaacaagcttctccagctcgatcttggccagcGGAATCTGTGACTTATTTTTGGCTGGACACTTGATAATAacgttcttctttctgacAAAAGATTGAGGGAAGTTGGAGGAATTTGGACTGATGGAGTCGGACTTTTCGTTCAGCTCGAAGGAGTTGGAAAACTTGATGAACACGTTGAACTTTCTCATAATCGTTTGAACGGTCTGACCTCCAACACCAATGATCTGCCTGTGGAACGACTCTGGGACGTTAAAAATCAAAATGGAAGGAAGCTCGTCTTCAAACATACCTAGGCCAAGTACGGAATCCATTAGGTCAGCGCACGTTATCTCCACAATGAAATTGAAGTCTGTGAACGGAAGAAGCTTGATAGTCACTGATGACATATTCATGATCTTGATGATCTTTCCGTTTTTCTTGCCGGCAATAAAGTCTTTTTCCTTATTGGAAAGCTCTATTTGGTAGGTGGTGGTGCTTTTAACGAGGTCAGCTTCCAGGTAGGGCGCGAATTGAGCTAGAGGATTGGCAGCTTGTTTGAGGCCTTCAGAGCGTCCAACGACCTGAAAGACATAATCGTCATTGATCTTGGCCAAGGAAACAATGGAGTTGGTGATGAAAGATAATGAGTCGTTGAAACTCAATAGCTTGCTCACATCTGCGGTTGTCGAGGTCGTCATCTTGAATTCGTACTTGGCACTGTAGAAGCTGGAAATGAAACCCATAAACTTGTCAATTGCGTTATCCACATCTTCGATAGAGTTGGCCTGGAAACTAATGATATCACCCGTCCCTTCTGGGTATGAGAAGCCAAGAGATGGAATGGAGATGAAACAGCCAGTCTCGAAcataatatttttcagaaactccGGGTCCTCCATGAAGAGGATCATGCTTTCTCTCTTGATCGGCATGACAGATAGCTGTTTGATGAAGGGAgtcttgttgatcttctgAATTATGTCTGACAACATGTATTTGGTTAACAGTACCAATGATTTAAGTCCTGTGATGTATATGGTTGGCTTCTGTAATTCCGTATCCAGCGAATTATTGAAGTAGAGTTCTGGGGTCAGGTTTGGCAGGTAGATGTGGCAGTGAGTTCTTTTGACAATATTCTTGAAATTGGAAAATTCGGTTCCACCAATCAATGGTAGCAGTGACAAAGATTCGATCTCTATGTAATCGCAGTGAGACAGAGGGTTCAAGTTATCGATAAACAGTCTCACCTTATTTTCAGCTACAGTTGAACAATCCTGGCTGCCCAAAATAACTATGTCgactttggaggagctcTCCTTGGAAGGTGCAATATAGATGGAACATTTGTTATAGAGCGACACCTCGTCGAGAAATAGCGTCAATTCCTCTTTGATTTTCCCAATTGATGTGAAGCAGTAGTTATTTTTGGTGAAGTCAATAGTTATTCTGCGTTTGGTGATCTCAAAATAATGGCGGAAAATCTGCAACCGAATCTCATTCATTTCTCTTTGGGAAGCGTAGCTGCCGATGATCGAGATGGTGAGTTTCCTCTCAGATCCTCtgaactcgttcaaaaTAGTCATTATTCCCGAGGCGGCGTATCTTTCATTGGCGTGGTTCACGACAGTTCTCAAGCTCTCGAGGTTATCGCAAACCATGGTGCCCGCTGGCAGGTTCTGCAAGAAAGGGAAGGACGAAACAGCGTCCGTCTCTATAAGTCTCCAATCTGAAGAAACGAGGGACTCATGCAGCACATTTCCTGGTTTGACGAAGTGGGTATAATTGAAGGGAATGGTGACTATGAGTCTGTTATTGTCCACAGCTTGAACAGTCTGGAGTGGCTGATGTTGGAAGGCCAAGTCTGAGTATAGCGTCATTAAATTGCCAAGGTAAAGCTGGAGGATAAAACCATAAAACGAAGGAAGAACAAGCGATAAGCAAATTTAGTGGGCAGGGAGTAGAATATTGCAAATAAGACTAAATCAAATTAAGCGGAAAGTTATTGATGTTTTGCCCAATTCGGCATATTAACAACATCAGATATTTGGCGGTGCGAAAGTAGCGAACAGTATAttttcgacgcgacgattTTGTGCACAATTATTTTCCTGGCAAATTTATTGATTTACTTATTATCCTGGTAATATTTGATGATTTCTTAAAATGGAAAGACCCAGATACTCAAGAAAACTCTCATCTAATTCAGTGCATCGTAGACGATCCACTTCAAGAAAGGCAAGACGCAGGCGATCGTCTTCGTCTCAACCCGGGGTGCGACCTCTCTCTGCAGATTTCTCATTCAGTGACGACCCCTATCTCGAGCCAGAATTCTACGAAAGTAAAGCCACACTCGACAACACCCTTCCTCTTGACTATTTTAAACAGGACGTTCTTGCCGTGATACAAAACCTCCGAATACCAAAATGGCGCAAGATCCCTCTTACTGGCGcttctcttcaaaatctcgAGCTGCAACGTATAAGCGGTGCACTAACAAATTGTGTCTATAAAGTGACCTACAAAAACCTGTATCCGCTTCTTTTAAGGCTCTATGGTGCCAATGTCGACAACATTATTGATAGAAAGAGCGAACTTTTGACTTTGCAGCGGCTTTCCCAAAGAAATATAGGTCCCAAGCTTTTGGGATGTTTTTCCAACGGCAGGTTCGAGGAATTCCTGAACAATTCCATCACCCTCAACAAAGAGCAAATCAGAGAACCGAAAGTGAGCCGGATGATTGCCAGAAGAATGAAAGAACTGCATTATGGCGTTCCTTTGGAATCTGATGAAAAACTTCAAGGGCCCAAAGTATGGAATCTAATTAGCAAATGGGCTCACTTagtggacgagatggaaTCTAGTGCCACCGAAGACGACCAAATAAAGGTGTTTATGTGCACTTGGGCGCACTTCAAGCAAATTGTTGCCAGATACCAAGAGTGGCTTTATCACCAGTACGGCGGACGTATAAATGTTGATGAAA from Ogataea parapolymorpha DL-1 chromosome V, whole genome shotgun sequence includes:
- a CDS encoding GPI ethanolamine phosphate transferase 3, with product MDKIDSPEEQEEFPFVPNSQMDQQQQYLRYMDERHEYRNRKIKTSHGQYVKVMVLFAILQIIGIAFFTKGFLLSRQVLQNQATCLEQQESETCQQFSPFKKSVVLLIDALRFDFVIPVEGENADPYYHNNFPILYDNFVRHPRNSLLLKFIADPPTTTLQRLKGLTTGSLPTFVDAGSNFDGDTIDEDNWVAQLHNHGKNVAFVGDDTWTALFSPFLHPNMTYPYPSLNVWDLHTVDNGVIEHLFPMMQNRSHEWDVLIGHFLGVDHCGHRYGPRHYAMKQKLNQMNTLIDQVIKLLDDDTLLIVFGDHGMDYTGNHGGESKDELEAALFMYSKRKNFGRLAENYYNVTELGNNYRAVNQIDLVPTISLLMGLPIPYNNLGSPIEEAFIGPDGKDQHQLAKVNFLTCQQIHRYRQHSDQLSSDTFVNSKFEELSEQWNHLQQGHKDQLDLIKFNQQCYEYQSLSLEKCKSLWATFDNVSIAIGIILVTVSLLLLIIYAKLVPLVVITQLNPQFIATSAAMTLVHSLLVISFTTIFKPENLNIMWSILLGISLGIINGILAPIIDRYSVPWLLAQVRENLIQNGWTYLALSVVLMHSLIFTSNSFVIWEDKIVAFWLTSFGFCAFFKSFKHKDTYKQLLGAYHSIVFILLTRITSSIRFCREEQGSKCSSNFEVTWWSVGLIYILALLLPKMIEKFFDITHSFHGAAPLWISTGLKSMMLLTGSMWTLEYIENSDYFNAQFQIPFEAFKVTRLTIARIVMGISLVASNFGWFLGPLCIKIDLKSDTDNQQVLKTANIIGYGNVYGSAYFLFVINVLCAVLLVNKPLGIASLALLVNQILTLLELIDILNIRTNLISVVAMGLLAYLHFFTTGHQATLQAIHWDTGFIVTESIVFPFTHLCILMDTLGPFIVVCLCVALMCLWKIPPTSKAISLISKIVENSSTLLIYQTCLTLSTLIMTNHFRRHLMVWKIFAPRFMLNGIILIMMNIILSLVTVGFATGRVIKRWNQVFGT
- a CDS encoding Ser/Thr protein kinase involved in salt tolerance; this translates as MSSLFLPNPCLLGILLSVSTHDGNQLVFHYPPQPNEYGYRPTPLGNQVLNTEDDDYSSSSNDEIDDELLDMNLYSIQNGDDDYSFSAGGSSRGSVGAESNGSGVNVLGTSTNSGGKGLLGILDEQDRKRKDKEHKRRNLMKNIIMGEQVGQADTSGSNRSPSTSLVNGSVSDQETAVCKVDKLFGFDVDFVSELVTPPKQLCNSRFEVSVEDMAFLGLPIHVNEDGNWRVSSHAKSRRKKTSRRKKVSSSSESSGEDDESDHGEKPTKNDCQMYMFHLVFVMNPPVIEYNHRIDEMFHYIVSRMALLLRYEQQKSNYVWNQSKLILDLREEFSSFPLNEQWKKITEKSSLARMMAQTFKAVSNSEIINIEINNKMRSFQIPIRTEFSSLPPRHTQLLPGSTLSSTSPFNSLGPDLHSSAQTNDDNMIHYALIMLDDPESVIRDIQAERHSLIANFIRMIKPSESLSRLATLSGLDIAEVKLFANHLVYWRRAKAFLPLSPRNVYIVSPLAPLSDVYKDSNLFKQHFPNLPPLANFLSLISSSSSKPRPINTIIPSKDHRDLYLDAVAWLLRHGYITQLQTFLYLRITKEVKIKVEEELEMERKNKKNKHEGDDSSSEDEDDSKVASTDNTTKKREQTSLPYSISGSAGSDLNLESQSKLPGTVYFEEEEEEDTILLDPQSATAQERRWIAKCVEGQPLEVINLFYKLLKYMNGKTSLELLMVKENISRQDVRKLLVALDKHVTTVRHW